The Bos indicus x Bos taurus breed Angus x Brahman F1 hybrid chromosome 13, Bos_hybrid_MaternalHap_v2.0, whole genome shotgun sequence genome includes a region encoding these proteins:
- the MOCS3 gene encoding adenylyltransferase and sulfurtransferase MOCS3 yields MPLTTTSGKKPGMAAREEVLALQAEVAQREEELSSLKQRLAAALSTGQESARSVPVSPLPPRAALSREEIRRYSRQLVLPELGMQGQLRLAAAAVLVVGCGGLGCPLAQYLAAAGVGRLGLVDYDVVEASNLARQVLHGEALAGQAKVFSAAAALRRLNSAVECVPYAQALTPATALDLVRRYDVVADCSDNAPTRYLVSDACVLAGRPLVSASALRFEGQLTVYHYGGGPCYRCVFPRPPPAETVTSCADGGVLGAVTGVLGCLQALEVLKTAAGLGPSYSGRLLLFDALRGDFRCIRLRRRRPDCAACGERPTVTDLQDYESFCGSSATDKCRSLRLLSPEERISIMDYKRLLDSRSPHLLLDVRPQVEVDICRLPHALHIPLKSLERRDAESLKVLGEAIREGKQGAQEGASVPIYVICKLGNDSQKAVKILQSWADLDSLTVKDVVGGLMAWAAKIDGTFPQY; encoded by the coding sequence ATGCCTTTAACGACGACTTCCGGAAAGAAGCCCGGCATGGCGGCCAGGGAGGAGGTGCTGGCCCTACAGGCCGAAGTCGCGCAGCGTGAGGAGGAGCTGAGTTCCCTGAAGCAGAGGTTGGCGGCAGCCCTTTCGACGGGGCAGGAGTCAGCGCGCTCGGTTCCGGTGTCgcccctgcctcccagggccGCCCTGTCCCGAGAGGAGATCCGGCGCTATAGCCGGCAGCTCGTGCTGCCGGAGCTGGGCATGCAGGGGCAGCTGCGCCTGGCGGCCGCGGCCGTACTCGTAGTAGGCTGCGGGGGGCTCGGCTGCCCACTGGCGCAGTACCTGGCCGCAGCCGGCGTCGGCCGCCTGGGCCTCGTGGACTACGACGTGGTCGAAGCGAGCAACCTGGCCCGCCAGGTGCTGCACGGCGAGGCCCTGGCCGGCCAGGCCAAGGTCTTTTCGGCGGCCGCTGCCCTGCGCCGCCTCAATTCAGCGGTGGAGTGCGTGCCCTACGCCCAGGCGCTGACCCCGGCCACGGCGCTGGACCTCGTCCGCCGCTACGACGTGGTGGCCGACTGCTCCGACAACGCGCCCACCCGCTACCTGGTGAGCGACGCTTGTGTGCTCGCCGGCCGGCCCCTGGTGTCCGCCAGCGCGTTGCGTTTCGAGGGCCAGCTCACGGTCTACCACTACGGCGGGGGGCCTTGCTATCGCTGCGTGTTCCCCCGGCCACCCCCGGCGGAGACGGTGACCAGCTGCGCGGATGGCGGGGTGCTCGGCGCGGTCACCGGGGTCCTGGGCTGCCTGCAGGCGTTGGAAGTGCTGAAGACCGCTGCGGGCCTGGGCCCTTCTTACAGCGGCCGCCTGTTGCTTTTTGACGCACTCCGAGGCGATTTCCGCTGTATCCGGCTGCGGAGGCGCAGGCCCGACTGTGCCGCCTGCGGGGAGCGGCCCACCGTGACCGACCTGCAAGACTACGAAAGCTTCTGCGGTTCGTCGGCCACGGATAAGTGCCGCTCCCTCCGGTTGCTGAGCCCGGAGGAGCGGATTTCCATTATGGACTATAAGCGACTTCTGGATTCTAGGTCACCCCACCTGTTGCTGGACGTCAGGCCTCAAGTGGAGGTGGACATCTGTCGTCTGCCTCACGCCCTGCACATCCCTTTGAAAAGTTTGGAACGGAGGGATGCGGAGAGCCTGAAAGTCTTGGGAGAAGCCATCCGGGAAGGGAAGCAGGGCGCACAGGAAGGGGCGTCTGTCCCCATTTATGTGATTTGCAAACTGGGCAATGACTCCCAGAAAGCTGTGAAGATCTTGCAGTCCTGGGCAGACTTGGACTCTTTAACAGTTAAGGACGTTGTCGGGGGGCTCATGGCCTGGGCTGCCAAAATCGATGGAACGTTCCCGCAGTACTGA